A stretch of the Bordetella genomosp. 8 genome encodes the following:
- the gspE gene encoding type II secretion system ATPase GspE has translation MTTLPYAWARAQRALLTIRPEGAQLTFSPRTPAWARAEARRHHPQAQEREIADDELETLLAAAYAQAGDAASVVAASENEIDLDRLMQDIPEIEDLLDTQDDAPVIRMINALFTQAARDGASDIHIEAFETHSMVRYRVDGTLRDVVSPRRALHHALISRIKIMAHLDIAEKRLPQDGRIALRVGGRPIDVRVSTLPTGHGERAVLRLLDKEAGRLRLEGLGMASAVLTRLDRLIHQPHGIVLVTGPTGSGKTTTLYASLARLDASTTNILTVEDPIEYDLPGVGQTQVNARIDLSFATALRAILRQDPDVVMIGEIRDLETAQIAVQASLTGHLVLATLHTNDAVSAITRLTDMGVEPFLLSSSLLGVLAQRLVRRLCPHCRQAAEQEDGRPAWRAVGCAACGHTGYSGRTGIHELFVIDEEIRRLMHDGAGEPAMRRAAEAAGMRTMRQDGQRWVDGGETSAEEILRVTRDD, from the coding sequence ATGACCACCCTGCCCTATGCCTGGGCCCGCGCGCAGCGCGCCCTGCTGACCATCCGCCCGGAAGGCGCGCAATTGACGTTCAGCCCGCGCACGCCGGCGTGGGCCCGCGCCGAGGCACGGCGCCACCATCCCCAGGCGCAGGAACGCGAGATCGCCGACGACGAACTGGAAACGCTGCTGGCGGCCGCCTATGCCCAGGCCGGCGATGCGGCCAGCGTGGTGGCCGCATCCGAGAACGAGATAGACCTGGACCGGTTGATGCAGGACATCCCGGAAATCGAGGACCTGCTCGACACGCAGGACGACGCGCCCGTCATCCGCATGATCAACGCCCTGTTCACCCAGGCCGCGCGCGACGGCGCCAGCGACATCCACATCGAGGCCTTCGAAACGCATTCGATGGTGCGCTACCGTGTCGACGGCACGCTGCGCGACGTGGTCAGTCCGCGGCGCGCGCTGCATCACGCGCTGATCTCGCGTATCAAGATCATGGCCCATCTGGACATCGCCGAAAAACGCCTGCCGCAGGACGGCCGCATCGCCTTGCGGGTCGGCGGGCGGCCCATCGACGTGCGCGTATCGACGCTGCCCACGGGCCATGGCGAACGCGCCGTGCTGCGCCTGCTGGACAAGGAAGCCGGCCGCCTGCGCCTGGAAGGCCTGGGCATGGCGTCCGCCGTGCTCACGCGGCTGGACAGGCTGATCCACCAGCCACACGGCATCGTGCTGGTCACCGGCCCCACCGGCAGCGGCAAGACCACCACCTTGTACGCATCGCTGGCGCGGCTGGATGCCAGCACGACCAATATCCTGACCGTCGAGGATCCCATCGAATACGACCTGCCCGGCGTCGGCCAGACCCAGGTGAACGCACGCATCGACCTGAGCTTCGCCACCGCCCTGCGCGCCATCCTGCGACAGGATCCGGACGTGGTCATGATCGGTGAAATCCGCGACCTGGAAACCGCGCAGATCGCCGTGCAGGCGTCGCTGACGGGACACCTGGTGCTGGCGACGCTGCACACCAACGACGCCGTGTCGGCGATCACGCGCCTGACCGACATGGGGGTGGAACCTTTCCTGCTGTCCTCGTCGCTGCTGGGCGTGCTGGCGCAGCGGCTGGTGCGGCGCCTGTGCCCGCACTGCAGGCAAGCGGCCGAACAGGAAGACGGCCGCCCTGCCTGGCGCGCGGTGGGCTGCGCGGCTTGCGGCCACACCGGCTACAGCGGCCGTACCGGCATCCACGAACTGTTCGTCATCGACGAGGAGATCCGCCGCCTGATGCATGACGGCGCCGGCGAACCTGCCATGCGCCGCGCCGCCGAGGCCGCCGGCATGCGCACCATGCGGCAGGATGGCCAGCGCTGGGTGGATGGCGGCGAGACCTCCGCCGAAGAGATCCTGCGCGTCACGCGCGACGATTGA
- the gspF gene encoding type II secretion system inner membrane protein GspF translates to MPSYNFEAADATGRLERGMIDADSPRGARNALRARGLTPLDVRDASGRHRAGSARWLGKHLGDVELAWVTRQIASLLAARLPLDAALTATLEQAEKRHVAQALSAVRADVRAGHRLADALASRPRDFPDIYRALVAAGEESGDLSLVMERLATYVEQRNALRGKVLTAFIYPAIVAVVSVGIIFFLLGFVVPQVIGAFNQTHQQLPLITRIMVAMSDIVRDWGAIGVTVAVAAFAAWRWRLRAAPARLRWHARVLRLPMAGRFVLEMNAARFASTLAILSGSGVSLLRALQAAAQTLTNDRLRAAVADATDRVRQGAPLAASLQTQKTFPPLLVHLIGSGERTGELAPMLDRAATTLSADLERRAMAMTALLEPLMILIMGGVVLVIVLAVMMPIIEINQMVQ, encoded by the coding sequence ATGCCTTCCTACAACTTCGAAGCCGCCGACGCCACGGGCCGCCTGGAGCGCGGCATGATAGACGCCGACTCGCCGCGCGGCGCGCGCAACGCGTTGCGCGCGCGCGGGCTCACGCCGCTGGACGTGCGCGATGCGTCCGGACGGCACCGCGCGGGATCCGCGCGCTGGCTGGGCAAGCATCTCGGCGACGTCGAGCTCGCCTGGGTGACGCGCCAGATCGCCAGCCTGCTGGCGGCGCGCCTGCCGCTGGACGCCGCGCTGACGGCCACGCTGGAGCAGGCTGAAAAACGCCATGTCGCGCAGGCGCTGTCCGCCGTGCGCGCCGACGTGCGCGCGGGGCACAGGCTGGCCGACGCGCTGGCATCGCGGCCGCGCGACTTTCCCGATATCTACCGTGCGCTCGTCGCCGCCGGCGAGGAATCCGGCGACCTGTCGCTGGTCATGGAGCGGCTGGCCACCTACGTGGAACAGCGCAACGCCCTGCGCGGCAAGGTGCTGACGGCCTTCATCTATCCCGCCATCGTTGCCGTCGTATCGGTGGGCATCATCTTCTTCCTGCTGGGATTCGTGGTGCCGCAGGTGATCGGCGCCTTCAACCAGACGCATCAGCAGCTGCCGCTGATCACCCGCATCATGGTCGCGATGAGCGATATCGTGCGCGATTGGGGCGCCATCGGCGTAACCGTGGCGGTCGCCGCCTTCGCCGCGTGGCGCTGGCGCCTGCGGGCCGCGCCCGCCCGCCTGCGCTGGCACGCGCGGGTGCTGCGCCTGCCCATGGCCGGCCGCTTCGTGCTGGAAATGAACGCCGCGCGCTTCGCATCCACGCTGGCCATCCTGTCGGGCAGCGGCGTCTCCTTGCTGCGCGCCTTGCAGGCCGCGGCGCAAACGCTGACCAACGACCGCCTGCGCGCCGCCGTGGCCGACGCCACCGACCGCGTTCGCCAGGGCGCGCCGCTGGCCGCCTCGCTGCAGACGCAAAAAACCTTTCCCCCGCTGCTGGTGCACCTGATCGGGAGCGGCGAACGCACCGGCGAACTGGCCCCCATGCTGGACCGCGCCGCGACCACGCTGTCGGCCGACCTTGAACGCCGCGCCATGGCCATGACGGCCCTGTTGGAACCGCTGATGATCCTGATAATGGGCGGCGTGGTGCTGGTCATCGTGCTGGCCGTGATGATGCCCATCATCGAGATCAACCAGATGGTGCAGTAG
- a CDS encoding four-helix bundle copper-binding protein: MYPIPTNMQLCIDECLRCYQTCTAMAMNHCLEAGGRHVEPEHFRLMMACAEICRTSAHFMLINVPHHRHTCADCATICRQCADSCDQLDGMDDCATMCRRCADACERMAGSAG; encoded by the coding sequence ATGTATCCTATCCCCACCAATATGCAGCTATGCATCGACGAATGCCTGCGCTGCTATCAGACCTGTACCGCCATGGCGATGAACCACTGCCTCGAAGCAGGCGGCCGCCACGTCGAGCCGGAGCACTTCCGCCTGATGATGGCCTGCGCCGAAATATGCCGTACCTCCGCGCATTTCATGCTGATCAATGTGCCCCACCATCGGCACACCTGCGCCGATTGCGCGACGATATGCCGCCAATGCGCCGACAGCTGCGACCAGCTGGACGGAATGGATGACTGCGCAACCATGTGCCGGCGTTGCGCGGACGCCTGCGAACGGATGGCCGGCAGCGCGGGCTGA
- a CDS encoding papain-like cysteine protease family protein — protein sequence MDSQDQDQSQSQNEDQDPAADPQSQPDAAANQFVIAFAPYFEVQKKSQWSWITVAVMLGNFYNTGLLKNGKATKWTQEEVITRCMGTANLNVAGSPDRSMNVTMVYSPLNSGNASVAQSLGTIRAQIRTKSPVVVGWGTPQGDQLGNPKYIVVYGYSGDNWFYADPSKNNVTKNAPLPIPKTGKLVTKVVYSRNPALRMR from the coding sequence ATGGATAGTCAGGACCAAGACCAGAGCCAAAGCCAGAACGAGGATCAGGACCCGGCTGCCGACCCGCAGTCGCAGCCCGATGCCGCGGCGAACCAGTTCGTCATCGCTTTCGCGCCGTACTTCGAGGTGCAGAAGAAAAGTCAGTGGAGCTGGATCACCGTGGCGGTGATGCTGGGCAACTTCTATAACACCGGCCTGCTGAAAAACGGCAAGGCTACGAAGTGGACCCAGGAGGAAGTCATCACGCGCTGCATGGGCACTGCCAATCTGAATGTGGCGGGATCGCCGGACCGCTCCATGAACGTGACCATGGTGTATTCGCCCTTGAATTCCGGCAACGCCAGCGTCGCCCAGAGCCTGGGGACGATCCGCGCCCAGATCAGGACCAAGTCCCCCGTGGTGGTGGGATGGGGAACCCCGCAGGGAGACCAGCTGGGCAATCCCAAGTACATCGTCGTCTATGGCTACAGCGGGGACAACTGGTTCTACGCCGATCCGTCGAAGAACAACGTGACGAAGAACGCGCCGCTTCCCATCCCCAAGACTGGCAAGCTGGTCACGAAGGTGGTTTATTCGAGAAACCCCGCGCTGCGGATGCGCTGA
- a CDS encoding YrbL family protein: MSTLPPEWSCKTAAGQDVVLVLAEKIGAGHDREVWRHPLNRALGVKVAKPQHERAQNDIDLHYSVHLERSGVKGPHLPRVHGWVQTNRGRGLVVDLVQRPDGTPCPTLSQALRGGLISEMEAVGLVYEACDWLIRNNVILADYGIDNFLVRESSLEGRAYLVFVDGLGTRHFDFKYWARCRFTALEQWAARHKARSFREKTLDMLRDRSSRLWVPKKKQCVPA; the protein is encoded by the coding sequence ATGAGCACACTTCCTCCGGAGTGGTCGTGCAAGACCGCCGCGGGTCAGGACGTCGTGTTGGTGCTTGCCGAGAAGATAGGCGCCGGCCATGATCGCGAGGTCTGGCGGCATCCCTTGAACCGCGCGCTTGGGGTCAAGGTGGCGAAGCCACAGCATGAACGGGCGCAGAACGACATCGACCTGCACTACAGCGTCCACCTGGAACGGTCGGGCGTCAAAGGGCCGCACCTGCCGCGTGTGCACGGCTGGGTACAGACCAATCGTGGCCGCGGCCTGGTGGTGGACCTGGTGCAGCGGCCGGACGGCACGCCCTGTCCGACCTTGTCGCAGGCCTTGCGCGGCGGACTGATCAGCGAAATGGAAGCCGTGGGCCTGGTCTACGAGGCCTGCGACTGGCTGATCCGCAATAACGTCATCCTGGCCGACTATGGCATCGACAACTTCCTGGTGCGGGAGTCGTCGCTGGAAGGACGCGCCTATCTGGTGTTCGTCGACGGCCTGGGCACGCGGCACTTCGACTTCAAGTATTGGGCCCGCTGCAGGTTCACGGCGCTGGAGCAATGGGCCGCGCGGCACAAGGCCCGGTCGTTCCGCGAGAAAACGCTGGACATGCTGCGCGACCGGTCAAGCCGGCTCTGGGTGCCCAAGAAAAAGCAGTGCGTGCCGGCTTGA
- the ssb gene encoding single-stranded DNA-binding protein, whose protein sequence is MASVNKVILVGNLGRDPEVRYSPEGSAICNLSVATTSQWKDKASGERREETEWHRVVMYNRLAEIAGEYLKKGRSVYIEGRLKTRKWQDKDTGADRYSTEVVADQMQMLGGREGGEGGGGFGGGGGGGGGYDDAPQRAPRQQAQRPAPQRPASPPAGGGGGAANLTDMDDDIPF, encoded by the coding sequence ATGGCATCTGTCAATAAAGTCATCCTCGTCGGCAACCTCGGGCGCGATCCCGAAGTGCGCTACAGCCCCGAAGGCAGCGCCATCTGCAATCTGTCCGTCGCGACGACGTCGCAGTGGAAGGACAAGGCCTCCGGCGAGCGGCGCGAAGAAACCGAATGGCATCGCGTGGTCATGTACAACCGTCTGGCGGAAATCGCCGGCGAATACCTCAAGAAGGGCCGTTCGGTCTATATCGAAGGCCGCCTGAAGACGCGCAAATGGCAGGACAAGGACACCGGCGCCGACCGCTACAGTACCGAAGTCGTGGCCGACCAGATGCAGATGCTGGGCGGCCGTGAAGGCGGCGAAGGCGGTGGTGGTTTCGGCGGCGGTGGCGGCGGTGGTGGCGGATACGACGACGCCCCGCAACGGGCCCCGCGCCAGCAGGCCCAGCGCCCGGCGCCGCAGCGTCCGGCCAGCCCGCCCGCCGGCGGTGGCGGCGGCGCGGCGAACCTGACGGACATGGACGACGATATTCCGTTCTGA
- a CDS encoding MFS transporter, which produces MPSRPRLQLTPNERRTSIALAGLFACRMLGLFLLLPVFAVAARGLPGGNDPAKVGLAMGIYGLTQAVLQIPFGLASDRWGRRPVVLLGLVLFVVGSVICALSPNVFWITIGRAVQGAGAISAAITAWIADATRDEVRTRAMAMVGASIGVSFAVSLVAAPLLTGWWGLPGLFWTIACLGVLSFAVARWWVPVVPLSGNRTMRGARPSQVLLHGDLLRLNFGVFCLHLIQVSLFVVVPALMARLDGLDVHDLWEIYLPVIVASFVLMVPVVFVAEKYRAHRGALVGAVGGLIVVLGLMRWGQGSFHAMLVLLTLFFVMFNVLEALQPSLVSRVAPAAYKGLALGFYNTSQAAGLFCGGALGGILAAHAGPSAVFLTVAGLSVVWLAATWGLKPLG; this is translated from the coding sequence ATGCCGTCACGCCCCCGCCTTCAGCTGACTCCCAACGAAAGACGCACCAGCATCGCCCTGGCAGGGTTGTTTGCCTGTCGTATGTTGGGGCTGTTCCTGCTTTTGCCAGTGTTCGCGGTGGCCGCGCGCGGCCTGCCCGGCGGCAACGATCCTGCCAAGGTCGGGCTGGCGATGGGCATCTACGGGCTGACGCAGGCGGTGCTGCAGATACCGTTCGGGCTGGCGTCGGACCGCTGGGGCCGGCGTCCGGTGGTGCTGCTGGGCCTGGTGCTGTTCGTCGTGGGCAGCGTGATCTGTGCCCTGTCCCCCAATGTTTTCTGGATCACCATCGGCCGCGCGGTACAGGGCGCCGGAGCGATCTCCGCCGCCATCACCGCCTGGATCGCCGACGCTACGCGCGACGAGGTCCGCACCCGCGCGATGGCCATGGTCGGCGCGTCCATCGGCGTGTCCTTCGCCGTGTCGCTGGTGGCCGCGCCGCTGCTGACCGGCTGGTGGGGCTTGCCCGGCCTGTTCTGGACCATCGCCTGCCTGGGCGTGCTCAGCTTCGCCGTGGCGCGCTGGTGGGTGCCGGTCGTGCCGCTGAGCGGCAACCGGACCATGCGGGGTGCCCGGCCGTCCCAGGTATTGCTGCACGGCGACCTGCTGCGGCTGAATTTCGGCGTGTTCTGCCTGCACCTGATCCAGGTTTCGCTGTTCGTGGTCGTGCCCGCGCTGATGGCCCGGCTGGACGGCCTGGACGTGCACGACCTGTGGGAAATCTACCTGCCCGTCATCGTGGCGTCCTTCGTGCTGATGGTGCCCGTGGTGTTCGTGGCCGAGAAGTATCGCGCGCACCGCGGCGCGCTGGTCGGCGCGGTGGGGGGATTGATCGTGGTGCTGGGCTTGATGCGCTGGGGGCAGGGCAGTTTCCACGCCATGCTGGTGCTGCTGACCCTGTTCTTCGTGATGTTCAACGTGCTGGAAGCCCTGCAGCCGTCGCTGGTCTCGCGCGTCGCGCCGGCGGCGTACAAGGGGCTGGCGCTGGGCTTCTACAACACGTCGCAGGCGGCCGGCCTGTTCTGCGGCGGGGCGCTGGGCGGGATACTGGCTGCCCATGCGGGGCCGAGCGCCGTGTTCCTGACGGTGGCCGGTCTTTCGGTGGTGTGGCTGGCGGCCACCTGGGGCTTGAAACCGCTGGGCTGA
- the uvrA gene encoding excinuclease ABC subunit UvrA, giving the protein MDAIRIRGARTHNLKNVSLDLPRQKLVVITGLSGSGKSSLAFDTLYAEGQRRYVESLSAYARQFLQLMDKPDVDLIEGLSPAISIEQKAAGHNPRSTVGTITEIHDYLRLLFARVGTPYCPDHGLPLQAQSVSQMVDTVLGWQADTRLAILAPVARARKGTFEDEIASLQAQGYVRLRVDGQMVEIDSLPALKKTEKHDIDVVIDRLRVRAESGQRLAESFETALALADGRVVALDMDGAHEHVFSSRYACPVCSHSLPELEPRLFSFNNPMGACPSCDGIGQVGFFDPKRVVAFPELSLAAGAIRGWDRRNAFTHSLLTSLAAHYEFDIEAPFEALPESVRDKVLYGSGEEEIAFVYLNEKGRSTVKRHVFEGVIPNLERRWKETDSATVREELGKYRNIKVCPACHGSRLRAEARHVLIGAEKRDDSERRGLAIYEVEGMPLSDCLRWFQELALAGAKQEIAQRIVREIEARLSFLNNVGLNYLSLDRSADTISGGEAQRIRLASQIGSGLTGVMYVLDEPSIGLHQRDNDRLIGTLQHLRDLGNSVIVVEHDEDMIRSADWVVDMGPGAGEHGGQVVAQGTPAQVQDDAQSLTGQYLSGRRAIQVPERRPVNDELPWLVVAGASGNNLKNVDLRVPAGRLVCVTGVSGSGKSTLINDTLAVAVSRQLHHAQAEPAPFVALEGLEHFDKIISVDQSPIGRTPRSNPATYTGLFTPIRELFAGVPEARTRGYDPGRFSFNVKGGRCEACQGDGVVKVEMHFLPDMYVPCDVCQGKRYNRETLEIRYRGRNVSEVLDLTVEQALEYFDSVPAISRKLHTLMDVGLSYLRLGQSATTLSGGEAQRVKLSQELSRRSTGRTLYILDEPTTGLHFRDIELLLKVLNQLVDAGNTVLIIEHNLDVIKTADWVVDMGPEGGDGGGRVVAQGTPEDVARTAGSHTGHYLQRVLEAANAVPPAATPLRRKAK; this is encoded by the coding sequence ATGGACGCGATACGCATTCGGGGTGCACGCACCCACAACCTGAAGAACGTTTCGCTGGATCTGCCCCGGCAGAAACTGGTGGTGATAACGGGTCTGTCCGGTTCGGGCAAGTCTTCGCTCGCGTTCGACACACTATACGCGGAAGGCCAGCGCCGATACGTTGAAAGCCTTTCGGCTTACGCGAGGCAGTTCCTGCAACTGATGGACAAGCCGGATGTCGATCTGATCGAGGGCCTGTCCCCGGCGATTTCCATCGAGCAGAAGGCCGCGGGCCATAACCCCCGCTCCACCGTCGGTACCATCACCGAAATCCACGATTACCTGCGCCTGCTGTTCGCCCGCGTCGGCACGCCGTATTGCCCCGACCACGGCCTGCCGCTGCAGGCGCAGAGCGTCAGCCAGATGGTCGATACCGTGCTGGGCTGGCAGGCGGACACGCGCCTGGCGATCCTCGCGCCTGTGGCGCGTGCCCGCAAGGGCACCTTCGAAGACGAAATCGCCAGCCTCCAGGCGCAGGGCTATGTGCGCCTGCGCGTCGATGGGCAGATGGTCGAAATCGACAGCCTGCCGGCGTTGAAGAAAACCGAAAAACACGACATCGACGTCGTGATCGACCGGCTGCGCGTGCGCGCCGAAAGCGGGCAGCGCCTGGCGGAAAGCTTCGAAACCGCACTGGCATTGGCCGACGGCCGGGTCGTGGCGCTGGACATGGACGGCGCGCACGAACACGTATTTTCCAGCCGCTACGCCTGTCCCGTGTGCAGCCACAGCCTGCCCGAACTCGAGCCGCGGCTGTTCAGCTTCAACAACCCGATGGGCGCCTGCCCCAGTTGCGACGGCATCGGCCAGGTAGGCTTCTTCGATCCCAAGCGCGTAGTGGCATTTCCGGAGCTCAGCCTGGCGGCCGGCGCGATCCGTGGCTGGGATCGCCGCAATGCCTTCACGCATTCGCTGCTGACCAGCCTGGCCGCGCATTACGAATTCGATATCGAAGCGCCTTTCGAAGCGCTGCCGGAATCCGTGCGCGACAAGGTGCTGTACGGTTCGGGCGAAGAGGAAATCGCCTTCGTCTATCTGAACGAAAAAGGCCGCAGCACCGTCAAGCGCCACGTCTTCGAAGGCGTGATTCCCAATCTGGAACGGCGCTGGAAGGAAACCGATTCGGCCACCGTGCGCGAAGAACTGGGCAAGTACCGCAACATCAAGGTCTGCCCCGCCTGCCACGGCTCGCGGCTGCGCGCCGAAGCGCGCCACGTGCTGATCGGCGCCGAAAAGCGTGACGACAGCGAACGGCGCGGCCTGGCGATCTACGAAGTGGAAGGCATGCCGCTGTCGGACTGCCTGCGCTGGTTCCAGGAACTGGCGCTGGCCGGCGCCAAGCAGGAAATCGCGCAGCGCATCGTGCGCGAGATCGAAGCCCGGCTCAGCTTCCTGAACAACGTGGGCTTGAACTACCTTTCCCTGGACCGCAGCGCGGATACGATCTCCGGCGGCGAGGCCCAGCGCATCCGCCTGGCCAGCCAGATCGGTTCTGGCCTGACCGGCGTGATGTACGTGCTGGACGAGCCCTCCATCGGGCTGCACCAGCGCGACAACGACCGCCTGATCGGTACCCTGCAGCATCTCAGGGACCTGGGCAACAGCGTCATCGTGGTCGAGCATGACGAAGACATGATCCGTTCCGCGGACTGGGTCGTGGACATGGGCCCCGGCGCCGGCGAACACGGCGGCCAGGTGGTGGCGCAGGGCACGCCGGCGCAAGTGCAGGACGACGCGCAATCGCTCACCGGCCAGTACCTGAGCGGCCGCCGCGCCATCCAGGTGCCCGAGCGTCGTCCCGTCAATGACGAGCTGCCCTGGCTGGTGGTGGCCGGCGCCAGCGGCAACAACCTGAAGAACGTCGACCTGCGGGTGCCCGCCGGCCGCCTGGTCTGCGTGACCGGCGTATCCGGATCGGGCAAATCCACGCTGATCAACGATACGCTGGCGGTGGCCGTGTCGCGCCAGCTGCATCACGCCCAGGCCGAACCGGCGCCGTTCGTGGCGCTGGAAGGACTGGAGCATTTCGACAAGATCATCAGCGTCGACCAGAGCCCGATCGGCCGCACGCCGCGCAGCAACCCCGCGACGTACACCGGGCTCTTCACGCCCATCCGCGAACTGTTCGCCGGCGTGCCGGAAGCGCGTACGCGCGGCTACGATCCCGGACGTTTCAGCTTCAACGTCAAGGGCGGCCGCTGCGAAGCCTGCCAGGGCGACGGCGTGGTCAAGGTCGAAATGCATTTCCTGCCGGATATGTACGTGCCCTGCGACGTCTGCCAGGGCAAGCGCTACAACCGCGAAACGCTGGAAATCCGCTACCGCGGCCGCAACGTCAGCGAAGTGCTGGACCTTACCGTCGAACAGGCGCTGGAATATTTCGACTCGGTGCCCGCCATCTCGCGCAAGCTGCACACGCTGATGGACGTGGGGCTGTCCTACCTGCGCCTGGGCCAGAGCGCCACCACGCTGTCGGGAGGCGAAGCGCAGCGCGTCAAGCTGTCGCAGGAACTGTCCAGGCGCAGCACCGGCCGCACCCTGTACATCCTGGACGAGCCCACCACCGGGCTGCATTTCCGCGACATCGAACTGCTGCTGAAGGTGCTGAACCAGCTGGTCGACGCCGGCAACACGGTGCTGATCATCGAGCACAACCTGGACGTCATCAAGACCGCCGACTGGGTGGTCGACATGGGTCCGGAAGGTGGCGACGGCGGCGGCCGCGTGGTGGCGCAAGGCACCCCGGAAGACGTGGCGCGGACGGCGGGCAGCCACACCGGACACTACCTGCAACGCGTGCTGGAGGCCGCCAACGCCGTGCCGCCCGCCGCGACGCCGCTGCGCAGGAAGGCGAAGTAG
- a CDS encoding glutathione S-transferase family protein, whose translation MYTLLIGNKNYSSWSLRPWLALSVGGIPFKEEKLTLFTPEFAARLAPLTPSGTVPLLLDGDFAVWDSLAICEYAAERHPQARLWPADPRARARARSLAAQMHSGFADLRNVLPMNIEALLPGIEISPAAQQDISRVQAIWQDTRAEYGQGGPFLFGAFSIADAFFAPVVSRFITYGVTAAAGPVREYMDAILALPAMQAWMRDARAEGIFLPPDEPYRTQR comes from the coding sequence ATGTACACCCTTCTGATCGGCAATAAAAACTATTCGTCGTGGTCGCTGCGGCCGTGGCTGGCGTTGAGCGTGGGCGGCATTCCGTTCAAGGAAGAAAAGCTGACGCTGTTCACGCCCGAATTCGCGGCGCGGCTGGCGCCGCTGACGCCGTCGGGCACGGTGCCCTTGCTGCTGGATGGCGATTTCGCCGTCTGGGATTCCCTGGCCATCTGCGAATACGCGGCTGAACGCCATCCGCAGGCGCGGCTGTGGCCCGCCGACCCGCGCGCCCGGGCCCGCGCACGTTCCCTGGCCGCGCAGATGCACAGCGGCTTCGCCGATCTGCGCAATGTCCTGCCCATGAACATCGAAGCGCTGTTACCCGGCATAGAGATTTCGCCCGCGGCGCAGCAGGACATCTCGCGCGTGCAGGCGATCTGGCAGGATACGCGGGCGGAATACGGCCAGGGCGGCCCCTTCCTGTTCGGCGCGTTTTCCATCGCGGACGCGTTCTTCGCGCCGGTGGTGTCCCGCTTCATCACCTACGGCGTCACCGCCGCCGCGGGCCCGGTGCGCGAGTACATGGACGCCATCCTGGCGCTGCCGGCCATGCAGGCGTGGATGCGCGACGCCAGGGCGGAAGGCATCTTCCTGCCGCCCGACGAGCCCTATCGCACGCAACGCTGA